One window of the Thunnus albacares chromosome 3, fThuAlb1.1, whole genome shotgun sequence genome contains the following:
- the wu:fc21g02 gene encoding formin-A isoform X2, producing the protein MKMMWSVVIVLAAVLSVESYAVHDLHERLAHGRQLKIYLPKSAEKLEFSPADDPSKTYLYWDRSRVTKGRVSGTGSDRRWYIDKVTYEDQGTYTQKDFWNKEVSTVKVAVTPRHHYLKCLAGETLYISLEGIDLADAVLSFSGEAANVTLVRDGARVSQDLPDYWDRVRTHSMNIEIRNVNYSDEGRYTLKDRRDRLVSVTRMDLTDHKEYSGGNPLMALLLLLGIPAGICCCCRKKIFKKKATTAATLQTTPVHPPPSGPVGPSPPYSTPGQPGAEYYHGPNPGMDPTVHPPPQTTGPGQWNGPPPPAGFSPGYPSQNPAYPPAGPAMYPSAQPPQWNGPPPGQYPPGPVAPMGYAPAPVMYSSPPPAASEPVKEEVKMENMGASPADPLLTAAPQADTASSPQPPSSTNVLSSSDGAYKFQIDGGTNSTNFL; encoded by the exons ATGAAG ATGATGTGGAGTGTTGTGATTGTGCTGGCTGCTGTCCTCAGTGTGG AGTCCTATGCAGTCCATGACCTCCATGAGCGTTTGGCCCACGGTCGCCAGCTGAAGATCTACCTGCCGAAGAGTGCAGAGAAGCTAGAGTTCAGTCCAGCAGATGATCCCAGTAAGACCTATCTGTACTGGGACAGGAGC AGGGTGACTAAAGGCAGGGTATCTGGTACAGGCAGTGACCGACGCTGGTACATCGACAAG GTCACTTATGAGGACCAGGGGACGTACACGCAGAAAGACTTCTGGAATAAAGAGGTGTCCACTGTCAAAGTGGCTGTCACAC CCAGGCATCACTATTTGAAGTGTCTAGCAGGCGAGACTCTCTACATTTCACTGGAGGGCATTGACCTGGCCGACGCTGTCCTCTCCTTTTCGGGGGAGGCTGCGAACGTTACACTG GTGCGTGATGGAGCACGGGTATCCCAGGACCTTCCAGATTACTGGGACAGAGTTCGGACCCACTCCATGAACATTGAGATCAGAAATGTGAACTACAGTGATGAGGGACGTTACACCCTGAAAGACCGCAGGGACCGGTTGGTGTCTGTTACCAGGATGGACCTGACAG ACCACAAGGAGTACTCAGGAGGAAACCCGCTCATGGCTCTGCTCTTACTGCTGGGCATCCCGGCTGGgatttgctgctgctgtcggAAGAAGATTTTCAAAAAGAAAGCCACCACTGCTGCAACACTACAG accACTCCAGTCCACCCTCCTCCCAGTGGTCCTGTTGGACCTTCTCCTCCCTACAGCACTCCAGGACAACCAGGAGCA gaGTACTACCATGGACCTAACCCTGGCATG GATCCTACAGTCCATCCTCCCCCTCAAACCACTGGCCCAGGACAGTGGAATGGCCCCCCACCCCCTGCT GGTTTCAGTCCAGGCTACCCATCTCAGAACCCTGCCTACCCTCCTGCTGGCCCAGCTATGTACCCCTCTGCCCAGCCTCCACAATGGAACGGTCCACCACCAGGCCAGTACCCCCCTGGACCTGTAGCTCCTATG ggcTATGCTCCAGCTCCAGTCATGTACAGCTCTCCTCCACCAGCAGCCAGTGAACCTGTGAAGGAGGAGGTCAAGATGGAGAATATGGGAGCCTCACCTGCTGACCCTCTGCTGACTGCTGCACCACag GCTGACACAGCTTCATCTCCTcaacccccctcctccaccaATGTTCTCAGCTCCTCTGACGGTGCCTACAAGTTTCAGATCGACGGAGGGACAAACTCCACCAACTTCCTGTAG
- the wu:fc21g02 gene encoding formin-A isoform X1, whose translation MKMMWSVVIVLAAVLSVESYAVHDLHERLAHGRQLKIYLPKSAEKLEFSPADDPSKTYLYWDRSHSRVTKGRVSGTGSDRRWYIDKVTYEDQGTYTQKDFWNKEVSTVKVAVTPRHHYLKCLAGETLYISLEGIDLADAVLSFSGEAANVTLVRDGARVSQDLPDYWDRVRTHSMNIEIRNVNYSDEGRYTLKDRRDRLVSVTRMDLTDHKEYSGGNPLMALLLLLGIPAGICCCCRKKIFKKKATTAATLQTTPVHPPPSGPVGPSPPYSTPGQPGAEYYHGPNPGMDPTVHPPPQTTGPGQWNGPPPPAGFSPGYPSQNPAYPPAGPAMYPSAQPPQWNGPPPGQYPPGPVAPMGYAPAPVMYSSPPPAASEPVKEEVKMENMGASPADPLLTAAPQADTASSPQPPSSTNVLSSSDGAYKFQIDGGTNSTNFL comes from the exons ATGAAG ATGATGTGGAGTGTTGTGATTGTGCTGGCTGCTGTCCTCAGTGTGG AGTCCTATGCAGTCCATGACCTCCATGAGCGTTTGGCCCACGGTCGCCAGCTGAAGATCTACCTGCCGAAGAGTGCAGAGAAGCTAGAGTTCAGTCCAGCAGATGATCCCAGTAAGACCTATCTGTACTGGGACAGGAGCCATAGCAG GGTGACTAAAGGCAGGGTATCTGGTACAGGCAGTGACCGACGCTGGTACATCGACAAG GTCACTTATGAGGACCAGGGGACGTACACGCAGAAAGACTTCTGGAATAAAGAGGTGTCCACTGTCAAAGTGGCTGTCACAC CCAGGCATCACTATTTGAAGTGTCTAGCAGGCGAGACTCTCTACATTTCACTGGAGGGCATTGACCTGGCCGACGCTGTCCTCTCCTTTTCGGGGGAGGCTGCGAACGTTACACTG GTGCGTGATGGAGCACGGGTATCCCAGGACCTTCCAGATTACTGGGACAGAGTTCGGACCCACTCCATGAACATTGAGATCAGAAATGTGAACTACAGTGATGAGGGACGTTACACCCTGAAAGACCGCAGGGACCGGTTGGTGTCTGTTACCAGGATGGACCTGACAG ACCACAAGGAGTACTCAGGAGGAAACCCGCTCATGGCTCTGCTCTTACTGCTGGGCATCCCGGCTGGgatttgctgctgctgtcggAAGAAGATTTTCAAAAAGAAAGCCACCACTGCTGCAACACTACAG accACTCCAGTCCACCCTCCTCCCAGTGGTCCTGTTGGACCTTCTCCTCCCTACAGCACTCCAGGACAACCAGGAGCA gaGTACTACCATGGACCTAACCCTGGCATG GATCCTACAGTCCATCCTCCCCCTCAAACCACTGGCCCAGGACAGTGGAATGGCCCCCCACCCCCTGCT GGTTTCAGTCCAGGCTACCCATCTCAGAACCCTGCCTACCCTCCTGCTGGCCCAGCTATGTACCCCTCTGCCCAGCCTCCACAATGGAACGGTCCACCACCAGGCCAGTACCCCCCTGGACCTGTAGCTCCTATG ggcTATGCTCCAGCTCCAGTCATGTACAGCTCTCCTCCACCAGCAGCCAGTGAACCTGTGAAGGAGGAGGTCAAGATGGAGAATATGGGAGCCTCACCTGCTGACCCTCTGCTGACTGCTGCACCACag GCTGACACAGCTTCATCTCCTcaacccccctcctccaccaATGTTCTCAGCTCCTCTGACGGTGCCTACAAGTTTCAGATCGACGGAGGGACAAACTCCACCAACTTCCTGTAG